The Citrus sinensis cultivar Valencia sweet orange chromosome 4, DVS_A1.0, whole genome shotgun sequence DNA segment AACGTAAACACATGggaaaaaacataaaaaatcatatccgTACATATCAAAAATATACTTTTTGAATGTGTTAAACAtatacatattatttattgtgaTTCATTTAGAAGTCAAGTTTACTTATCTCTTGGCACTCACATGTAATGAATTCATATTGATATCATCAACctaaaatcattaataaaacTTTCATAAGATATAATCAAGTCTTAACTATAAATTCCAATTGTCctcaaatttctcattttaaaCATCTTTTAAACACAACCTCAAATACTCTCAATACTCAATCCTTAGAATAgaactattaaaaataatttatgtctGAGACATCATCAATTATGTCAATCAGTTTTCTGTTTGGAATTTATTGctttatcattaaattatgaaaattttcataatcacgctaaacatatataaaaattactgacccaaattttataatttttgaagaagttgatatatggtaaaataaattcataattcatGTTCTTCAttgaaatcataaattttcagGTTTTCAGACCTGAGTTGTAAAAATcgtaataaattgaattcttATCTTATTAGCTCATAACAAGTTTCAAAACATTCTTGAAATGTTTAGTTTAACATATCCAAAatttagaatcaaaatcaattggTACAAGTAACTATGATTTTTGAAATAGCTCACTATCTGAATATTTTTGCAAAATCTTAAGTTCCTACTTCTACTACAATTATCTAATCATGCTTCTtgataacaaattaacaattaacaaagGTCAAGAATTGAAATTTACCTCTAGTCTTCTCTATGCATAACATTCAATGATCTCATGTGTTGCTTATGatcaaattaagaaaaacgttcattttcttgatcactctccctctccctcttgttaatgaaaaagataagacatcttattctttttatacGAGAATACAAATATTGTTGAGCAATTGAAAAGACTAAAATACCCTAAGAGAATTGTAGTATTGCACCAATACCCTCTGCCATACCCAAATATTTATCCCCATCGACGCATGTTGACAGACATTATATGGAGATTTATTTTAACTGTGATAGGCCCCCTTAAGTTGGAGCATCATCGTAAACAACCTTAACTATTGCTTTTAGCAGCTGATCATCCCCTCTACtgacaattatttaatttttttcttgttaatagcctatttaatttttttcctattaaGATTAGGGTTTcttataacaattataattaagaaatttaattaaattaaacagaGGAGCGTGCTAAGCTACAATAGATAAgtgattttcattattttctaagaaagcaacaataatataaattccAACCCATTAATTCTTCACTCTTCcccataaatttttaaattctttctctcttctttctttaattctctaatcgtaattaaaaaaaaaaaaattctctaatcaaaatcctaaaattataACGCTTTTTTCCCTAAATTTTCGTTCTCTAACCAAAATCCTAGAACCCTatcagctttttttttttttttttgcttctcCTAATCTGAAAATGAGAATTCCCATCCAAGTATTTTGAGCTCTCCTCTGAGACTCCTGATCGCACCGTTTTAATTCGTCTCCGCTCCCCTGCAATCTCCAATCTGCAAAACCCTAAGGTACCctttctctccctctctccGTAAAGACAATTTGCCTGTTGTAGTGTAGCTAAATCTCTTTGTAGCCGCCTGAGTTAGGGTTTAAAGCGTTTTAACTTTGTACTCATCGACTCGTGTGTATCAGTTAGATCAATACGGAGTTCGCTAATCGTTTTTCAGTGTGATTTTAGGAGAGTTAGTCGAATCTGGTTTTAGTTAGATTAggtttaacaaaattattgagGTAAGATTTGACTAgttacttttgtttcaaattaattttgaaaattcccTTAGAAAAAAGGTATAATAATGAAGTTATGTGACTTGTGCGTGTGTCACTGTGCTTCTGGACACTGGTTTGTTTGAATAGTAGTTCTCTTCTAGAAAAACTCATTCTACTTATATTGTTGGCCTGTAATACAGGTAGATAAGTGGTTTCTTTGGTAATTGGTTCATTCCACAGCAACCCCAAGGCACCTGCCCTTCAGCTTAACCCACCTTTCAGCTTAACCAGCCTTTCAGCTTAATCCGCATTTCATCTTCTGTGTTTCAGAACCGACAGTTGATATAtcgtctctctctctctctcccccctaaAACTTGGCATGGATCTTCTCCAGAACTATGCTGACGAAAAAGAAGATGAGCTAGATAAGCCGGAAAACCAAAATGACCAAAATCCTGATTCTGCAGCACTGGAATCATCACCACCACATATACTCCCATCCAAATCTGCTGCGCCTCAAGTTGATGATACCACGCTGGCTCTAACTGTTGCCCAAGCCCGCCAAACCCAATCCAGGCCCATTGACCCCAGTCAACATGTTGTTGCCTACAACCCCACATACGAACAGCTGTGGGCCCCTATATACGGTCCAGCCCATCCTTATGCCAAGGATGGCATCGCCCAGGGCATGCGCAACCACAAGCTTGGTTTTGTAGAGGATGCCTCTATTGATTCGTTTGTTTTCGATGAACAATACAACACCTTCTACAAATATGGCTATGCTGCTGACCCCGCTGGAAGCAATTACATTGGTGATTTGGATGCTTTGGAGAAAAATAATGCCATCTCGGTGTACAATATACGTCAAAATGAgcaaaaaaagagaaagttgGAGAGGAAACAGGAAGCTGAGGGTGGTGATGGTATGGCTGTTGATGTGGATCCTGCGGAGGTTAATAATCCTGCAACTGACTCTTGGCTGATGAAGAATCGGAAGAGCCCATGGGCAGGTAAAAAGGAGGGAGTACAAACAGAGTTGActgaagaacaaaagaagtaTGCAGAGGAGTAtgcaaagaagaaagaagataaaGGTAATGCAGGCGGTGAGAAAGGTGAGCATGTGGAGGATAAGAGTACTTTTCATGGCAAAGAAGAGAAGGATTATCAGGGTAGGTCCTGGGTTGCTCCTCCCAAAGATGCTAAAGCAGCCAATGATCATTGTTATATTCCAAAGAGGTTGGTTCACACTTGGAGTGGGCATACCAAGGGTGTTTCAGCAATTCGATTCTTCCCCAAATATGGACATTTGATTCTCTCTGCAGGGATGGATACTAAGGTGAAGATTTGGGATGTGTTCAATTCAGGCAAGTGCATGAGGACTTACATGGGTCATTCAAAGGCTGTTCGTGATATTTCATTTTGCAATGATGGGACTAAATTTTTGACGGCCAGCTATGATAAGAACATCAAGTACTGGGATACAGAAACTGGGCAAGTTATAAGGACTTTCTCGACCGGGAAGATTCCATACGTAGTTAAGCTTAATCCGGATGATGATAAGCAGAATATTTTGTTGGCAGGTATGAGTGATAAGAAGATTGTTCAGTGGGATATGAACACAAAAGAAATTACTCAAGAGTATGATCAACACTTGGGAGCAGTGAATACTATTACATTTGTGGACAATAACAGGAGATTTGTTACTTCAAGTGATGACAAGTCTCTCCGCGTATGGGAATTTGGGATTCCAGTGGTTATAAAGTATATTAGTGAGCCTCACATGCACTCAATGCCATCAATTTCGCTTCATCCCAATACCAATTGGTTAGCTGCGCAGAGTTTGGATAATCAGATTCTTATTTATAGCACAAGGGAGAGGTTCCAGCTGAATAAGAAAAAGAGGTTTGCTGGGCACATTGTGGCTGGATATGCTTGTCAAGTCAATTTCTCTCCGGATGGACGGTTTGTTATGTCGGGAGATGGTGAGGGTAAGTGCTGGTTTTGGGACTGGAAGAGCTGCAAAGTGTTCAGGACCCTCAAGTGTCATGAAGGGGTTTGCATTGGGTGTGAGTGGCATCCACTGGAACAAAGTAAAGTTGCAACATGTGGTTGGGATGGCTTGATTAAGTACTGGTAAGTGGTTTCTCAACAGGTTTATTGACTCCCATATGTCTCATGACTTATATTGTGCATGTTCAGTCATTGTcagaaataatgaaaatgcatattaATGAACTTGCGAGTGCACTGGCTTACATAGCTGGCTACCATTGTTGCACTTGGGGCACAGTATAGATCAATGTACACCTGAAGTGGTAGTTGGCTATATTATGCAAAATTTGTGCTTAAAAAATTCTGTTGCTTGCATGTCATTGTTGTGGTTCCGCTATCATAGATCAGTATGCATattatccattttttttcctcaagtTTTATGGTTCATCTTTTCTTCCCTTGAAAATTGTGTTCCAATTCCTTTGCTTCATGTTGACATACCATATGGGGTTTATCAATTAACTAAATTTGCActatttcactttttttatgtttattgatGCCATATCTGCAATGCATCCATCTCTGTCTTATTCTgttctattaattttagatcatAGGAAAAGTTGCAACTGTCGCCACTATAAAGCTACAATGTTGTCTGGGTTGATGCAATTATGTTTAAGACAATGGGACTGACTTTTGTAATATCTGGTTTGCAGGGACTAGCTTTGTCCTTAGCTCCAGATGGCAAGGAGTAGATATCATGGACTAATCTGGCGAGACAGATCTCGCTGGAAGACTACAGGAGTCAAATTCATGATTTGTTACGCCAATATGGTTGCAGTTGATAAAATGTTCAAAAATGTGTGTAAGGTCGTCGAATCGATCGCGGCCAAATCATTCAGCTTCAAGGGAGTTGATTCAGATTTTTGTGTTAGTAATGTCACAAAGTTGTTGGAAATTTACTTTGTATTGTATTGGCTTCATGGATAAGCTAGTAATGTGATTGTCTCGAGGAAAATCTTTGGTGGTTTTAATTCAACACTCGGAATGGCACCTGTATATAgctcaaaaataataaaagaaataaaaacaaagccGGTGGCATTCACATTCACCATTTATGTACAAAtgttttaaggaaaaattggTTTGTATGCTGCggttgaaaaaaaatggatgaCAAAATGTGAACGTGGAAGGGTAGTAAGACTAGAAAGAGAGATGACGTCttctcaaaatatataaaaaaattaggaaaagaaaaagactaaATGACCTAAACGATTAAGGCTGTGTGTGGTATTGTGCGGATGGGGGTGTACTTGTTTAAAAGTTGGCAGTAATACCATGTATGGTATATCAgttgtttttctttccctagcattatatatatgtatattacaTACATCCATGAATTAAAAgactaatataattttaacacactgttgttaaattttaataaatatgtttataaatattatcaatttttaccaTGGTGATTTACCAAACGCCTAATAAcatttgtagttttttttttaaaatcattttagttgtaatttttaaactcCAATACCTCAATTTGGAACAAGtcctaaattatttttaataacacttgtttatgtaatttagaaatcaaatttatctCATTCCACAcgttgtataataaaaaaataatatgtttattatttcaatcaaagttattatttaacaataattttcacCGTATGCTATCAACTTTTAGGAAAACCttaggtgcaactgtggcaccgtGGCATAATTATATCTAGCCGTTGGATGTCAATAGACCCCACCAATTTAACTGCATCCAACAGCTAGATGCAACAGTGGCacggtgccacagttgcaccgtagcctgatcccaacttttactttataactataattttattcgaTCTAAATAAGAAGTTTAGCAAAAATATCGTCGTCTGTATTGGTggtggaaaattattataattttgatttatttttattttatacaaagaatGTACTTGCGTGACCGAAGTAGCCCTCCTAAATCGAGTGTTTGTAATGTGACAACATCTAACATGATAAAACTGGAAAAGCTGATTTGGCCTTTCTTTCGACTAAGATGAGAACCCTTGCAATTGCAAATATGGAGGTGGGCAGTGTGTGGATGAGGCTCGTGCGAGTGCGAGGGGGAGCTCCCTCCGTGTTTCTGATGAAACCTTCGGCGGTCTCTTCATCCTCCAAAACGACACGTACAATTAGATATAAAAATCATCTTTCAACCTTTTTCCCTTCCTCAAACCCTCCACCTATTACTTTCCTCTCCCCTGTGTCACCAACTCGCCGGCCCCTTTCAACTGCTACTTGTTCGCCCCAGATTCCTCTAGCTACGATCGAAGACTATTGCTCCGATGCTGGTGGGCATGCGCGTGTTTATACATGtttgttatatatttaatcGTATATGTGTTTGCTATGCATATTTATGGCAGTAACCGAGTTGGTTTTTTGGTAGGAGGTGGTGATGACATAAATGTTTTACCAAAGAAGGGTTCAAGGGTTCTTCTGAAAGGAATGAGTTTCACTGAACTCCAAGTATGTACTAATTGTCCTCAGTTTTACTTCTGTATTTTTCAACCCATTTGCTTTTTAAGcatattttattagtgataaataatataattgttcTTTAGATCATTAGACGTTGTGTTTTTGGTTCAATGACACTAGATGATCTGGGTCTTTATATATTACTTTCATAAACAAGATCTGTGAGtgttaaatataattgtgCTACTGTGTTTTGACAGCAATGGGTTCGATCACATGGGTTCAGACCTGGTCAAGCTTTGATGCTGTGGAAGCGCCTCTATGGGGATGACATATGGGCACATTGTACCGATGAATTGGAAGGTACTGCATGATCATCTGCTTGGGCACTCTTGATATTACTTGGTTAGATTTTATCTCTAATAGCATTGCTGCACATTCAATTTTCAATGGACGTGCTTTGCCATGTTATGCTTTTGTAAGTTTGTATTTGGTTCTTTCCCAggatgtttcttttttggaggTGATTACTCGGTTTtagtaattatatattgtGTAGGTTTGAACAAGGATTTCAAGAAAATGTTGAGTGAACATGCTGAATTCAGGGCATTATCCTTGAAAGACATTCTCACATCATCCGATGGAACTAGAAAGGTAGAAATAATCTTCTTCATCTACTCTAAATTAGTTAGAAACAATCTTTAGGAATACTCTTGTACTATGGTTGCTAATATTCAATATGTATTTAAGACTTGCATTACATTGAGAATCTTCGCATTGATTTTGAAACTCGCAGGAGGtttcagattttatttatGCTGGATGATGGACTGGTGATAGAAACTGTTGTCATTCCATGCAATAGGGGCAGGACAACTGTTTGTGTTTCAAGTCAAGTGGGATGCGCTATGAATTGTCAGTTCTGCTACACTGGCAGGcaagttttaatttacttCTCATACTCTGTAATTCCCACTCTGTTTTACTTCTGCGTGCTTCATTCCATGAtatgtcaatttattttgtaggATGGGTCTGAAGAGGCATCTGACTGCAGCTGAGATTGTAGAACAAGCAGTATTTGCTCGGCGTCTGCTCTCGAGTGAAGTTGGCTCGATTACAAATGTTGTATTTATGGTAAATGCATATTTAGGGTAGATTTCCCGTGATCTAAACGTTTTCCAGTAGAGGGAACAATATTGGGGATGGCTCTATAATGATCTGCAGTCTTTAATCGGGTAGACAGTGTTAACTTGCTTTATCTGGTTTGCCCATTTAACAAATTATGTGGCAGACTTCTCCACATAAACTGTGTGTATGACCATTGGTTTTCCAGTAATTAAAAGagcttttgttcttttcttttgtgtttacAGGAGAAAAAAGGGGCctctttacttttatatttttgtttagttCAATCAAAGGTTCACTTTAGTCCTTCATAAGGACTGCAAGTGCTCAAACTCATGCATGTTTGCATACATActcaaacaagaaaaaggattTTAAACTTGACTGGAGTTTCCATGCTCTTATGTTGATTTTGCCTAAGTGTCATCAAGTTCTTTAGTTAAGAAATGTTGCTATCCTCATCTATCCACACTGCTAACCAGGGAGCTTTAGATTATCAGTATGTTCTGAATTAAACTAAGGTTCTCAATATTGTTTCTAATTAGTGAGATAACAATATATTTGTAGGGAATGGGAGAGCCACTTCACAAGGTTGAAAATGTTATAAAAGCTGCCAACATAATGGTGCATGAACAGGGTCTTCACTTCAGTCCTCGCAAGGTCACTGTTTCTACAAGTGGGCTTGTTCCCCAGCTGAAACAATTTCTCAATGAATCTAATTGTGCTTTAGCTGTTAGTTTAAACGCTACAACTGATGAGGTATTTAAGTTTCCAgcttattctttttctcacCAACTGTCAACAGTGCTGAGTGATAGAGAGATGTTATTGACCACCTTTTACAAACCATGCAGGTCAGAAACTGGATCATGCCGATTAATCGGAAGTATAAACTAGGACTGCTTATTGAGACTCTTCGGGAGGAACTtcacttcaaaaataattacaaagttCTCTTTGAATACGTAATGCTTGCCGGAGTTAATGACaggtttgataattttttttaccttttgcACACCAATGGTGAACTTAATTAGATATGAgggttctctctctctctctctctatatataaatatatgtgtgtatgttTACAACTGTAGTCAGTGGGCTGATGTCTATTTCTTTGTGCAGCTTTGATGATGCAAAGAGGCTTATTGGTCTTGTTCAGGGCATTCCATGCAAGATCAATCTCATTTCCTTCAATCCTCATTGTGGATCACAGTTTACACCAACCACCGATGAGAAAATGATTGAGTTTCGGAATATTTTGGCCGGGGCTGGGTGCACTGTTTTCTTGCGTCTGAGCAGAGGGGATGATCAGATGGCAGCCTGTGGTCAGCTTGGGAATCCCGGTGCAATACAGGCTCCCTTACTTCGTGTTCCAGAGAAGTTCCAGACGGCTATAAATGCATCAATCTGATTATTACTTCAGAGAGATGTTCCCACTAGCTTATTATTTCCCCAAAAATGAAACACAAGCGACTTATGTGAATTGCATGACCATCTGGCAAGTCCAAGTTCGTCTCAAGAGCATTAAGGAAAATTTACCGTGTTTATGAAGTTTGTATGATTAGGTTTCTgattggaatttaaagattcAAAATTTCTAGCTCAAAAATGTAGAACAGGGTTTTAGTGAAGCCTTGGTCATGTTGATTGCATGACCAAGAACTATTTTTCAGATTTAGGTAAATCTCAACTCTGTCTTTGTGGTAGATAGGATAATTATAGCTGGGAATTTTCCTTAGTAGAGAGGTGATTTTGACTTCGGATGAGTGGATTgttgaaatttcaaaacaagcTAGCTcgttcatttttcattttttcatggACTCCTCCATTTTTCCAACGAGTAGTTGAAATTGAgtttcatatttgttttttactttatttgcAATTGAGTcagtataatttttaatttttttttaatgaagtcTGCTGTTTTTAGTATAGTTAGGTTACGTTTGGCACGCTGAATTGGATTTGACTAATTATTAAGATTGGACTAGATTAAGTTGGATTGGATTAAGCTGGATTATATTATGTTCTGTATTATGTTTGGTACAATATCGGATTAGGCAAtgttaaatcatatttaaatacaaaaaaatatttatgaatatttaagagtaataattaaaattaatttaaaaataattaacaagagcattaaatatgtaataaattagttattgggtagtcataattataataaacaaatataaattaataaaattatttaattaatttttattatatattttagatatattttattttatcaaaaagttagcaaataatgtatatataaaatcaattatttaattgtattattaattttcatgattatttttaatattacattggtgattattaaatttaatacaatcaattattataacaaattattaaatagttaattttattggagtaaaagtaccaatttaattaaactataaaacaaaataaaaaataaattcaagtaaatcatgaataaaataaataaataaataattaaataaattttaggtttaattaattaaattttaggttacaagtaaaaaatagtgttatttatgaaagaaatatgaataaatctTTTTGTCTTATCCTAATCCCATCTAAACCCACTTATAAATTGGGATCGTTAATCTCATGATTTAagtactaaatttaaatttagtcctCCCTAATCCAATCCAAGCAAAGTAGCCAAACAtgggataaaatatttaatcccAAAGTTAATTCAATCCTATACTTAATCTAACTCCCAAAGATCGCATTAGTGTTGTTATTGTCTCCATTTGTGGGTGGCGTGAGTGCTGGGGACAAGAAATGTCCCTGTCATGCTATTTGGCTTGGCACCAGTCTAAGCAGATTCTGTGATTGTTCCCTCCTCATCTCGTACACATGGTCAGATTCGTTTGCTTCAGGTTAtatccttttttgtttttttccccaatAATTTAATTGCGAGTACGTTCGCAGCGAATAGCAGTGAGAAGTTACGGCTCCAATAAGTTAGTCTCTCAATATAAAAGCAGGCCAATAATCACTTAGCTTGCGTAAACAGTAAGCAGAAACGATACGGTTGCCGTGCCGTGACTGTCTCAGTTGAAAAACTaatccaaattaaatttaaaaatattgaacgTGCAGCAATTGTACTCCTTATAAAACTTAAGGATTTTTCAGACTACTAACTcccaatcaaaattttcagtgTAAAATTaagtgataaaataataaaattaagtggACTAATAGATAAATGTTACTTAATTATAAGATACGTTAAAAATAAGACCCAAAACTTAATTCAATGGACCCATTCGATCGAGGACCGACGCATGGCGCCTCAATTTTTCATGTGCTGAGTAAAGTGAGCTGCTTTTGTTCTCCGAAAACACAGGAGAGCGACAAGTGTTACCCAAAATGAAACGCTAATTGTCGTTTCATCAGAAAAGCTGATTCGGGAGCTTTCCATCTGTCCTTCTTTGCTCTTTCCGTTTTCCTAACAGAAAATGGTTTCGTTTCACATTACACGACTCGTTACCACCACTGAAGGCTTCATCCCTGATTGGATCGTGCATACCACGCTCGAAAACTTGCGCGTCGGTTGACCTATGACTTTTTTGGCGGCATCGCCACATGA contains these protein-coding regions:
- the LOC102611505 gene encoding uncharacterized protein LOC102611505 isoform X1, which codes for MDLLQNYADEKEDELDKPENQNDQNPDSAALESSPPHILPSKSAAPQVDDTTLALTVAQARQTQSRPIDPSQHVVAYNPTYEQLWAPIYGPAHPYAKDGIAQGMRNHKLGFVEDASIDSFVFDEQYNTFYKYGYAADPAGSNYIGDLDALEKNNAISVYNIRQNEQKKRKLERKQEAEGGDGMAVDVDPAEVNNPATDSWLMKNRKSPWAGKKEGVQTELTEEQKKYAEEYAKKKEDKGNAGGEKGEHVEDKSTFHGKEEKDYQGRSWVAPPKDAKAANDHCYIPKRLVHTWSGHTKGVSAIRFFPKYGHLILSAGMDTKVKIWDVFNSGKCMRTYMGHSKAVRDISFCNDGTKFLTASYDKNIKYWDTETGQVIRTFSTGKIPYVVKLNPDDDKQNILLAGMSDKKIVQWDMNTKEITQEYDQHLGAVNTITFVDNNRRFVTSSDDKSLRVWEFGIPVVIKYISEPHMHSMPSISLHPNTNWLAAQSLDNQILIYSTRERFQLNKKKRFAGHIVAGYACQVNFSPDGRFVMSGDGEGKCWFWDWKSCKVFRTLKCHEGVCIGCEWHPLEQSKVATCGWDGLIKYWD
- the LOC102611505 gene encoding uncharacterized protein LOC102611505 isoform X2; protein product: MDLLQNYADEKEDELDKPENQNDQNPDSAALESSPPHILPSKSAAPQVDDTTLALTVAQARQTQSRPIDPSQHVVAYNPTYEQLWAPIYGPAHPYAKDGIAQGMRNHKLGFVEDASIDSFVFDEQYNTFYKYGYAADPAGSNYIGDLDALEKNNAISVYNIRQNEQKKRKLERKQEAEGGDGMAVDVDPAEVNNPATDSWLMKNRKSPWAGKKEGVQTELTEEQKKYAEEYAKKKEDKGNAGGEKGEHVEDKSTFHGKEEKDYQGRSWVAPPKDAKAANDHCYIPKRLVHTWSGHTKGVSAIRFFPKYGHLILSAGMDTKVKIWDVFNSGKCMRTYMGHSKAVRDISFCNDGTKFLTASYDKNIKYWDTETGQVIRTFSTGKIPYVVKLNPDDDKQNILLAGMSDKKIVQWDMNTKEITQEYDQHLGAVNTITFVDNNRRFVTSSDDKSLRVWEFGIPVVIKYISEPHMHSMPSISLHPNTNWLAAQSLDNQILIYSTRERFQLNKKKRFAGHIVAGYACQVNFSPDGRFVMSGDGEGKCWFWDWKSCKVFRTLKCHEGVCIGCEWHPLEQSKVATCGWDGLIKYW
- the LOC102610918 gene encoding uncharacterized protein LOC102610918, yielding MRTLAIANMEVGSVWMRLVRVRGGAPSVFLMKPSAVSSSSKTTRTIRYKNHLSTFFPSSNPPPITFLSPVSPTRRPLSTATCSPQIPLATIEDYCSDAGGGDDINVLPKKGSRVLLKGMSFTELQQWVRSHGFRPGQALMLWKRLYGDDIWAHCTDELEGLNKDFKKMLSEHAEFRALSLKDILTSSDGTRKILFMLDDGLVIETVVIPCNRGRTTVCVSSQVGCAMNCQFCYTGRMGLKRHLTAAEIVEQAVFARRLLSSEVGSITNVVFMGMGEPLHKVENVIKAANIMVHEQGLHFSPRKVTVSTSGLVPQLKQFLNESNCALAVSLNATTDEVRNWIMPINRKYKLGLLIETLREELHFKNNYKVLFEYVMLAGVNDSFDDAKRLIGLVQGIPCKINLISFNPHCGSQFTPTTDEKMIEFRNILAGAGCTVFLRLSRGDDQMAACGQLGNPGAIQAPLLRVPEKFQTAINASI